A single Eleginops maclovinus isolate JMC-PN-2008 ecotype Puerto Natales chromosome 5, JC_Emac_rtc_rv5, whole genome shotgun sequence DNA region contains:
- the LOC134865299 gene encoding E3 SUMO-protein ligase ZBED1-like, with amino-acid sequence MLVCATHARVPPYGRPCFFSSRTQQEAALLLSFNKHYREMAACASDTVAAGPRLVDKDDARSEIWRYFAYLADSEGKATDMSRPVCRKCYKQLQTKGANTSNLAKHLADKHAELHKEFKDRQRSAAMGSGRATPQRQQPTQQPTLQAMFEQHNKYPRESKEVKRLNRAVAEFICLDQVPVYIVEKAGFRNLMQNLDKRYDVPSRNFFMYNEIPKMYNETRAIISAQLSHTPNTFFSCTTDLWTSRTVDTYMAVTLQFITQSWEMQSWCLGCSALYSDHTADTLKETLEEIITDSWGLDMANMAGMTTDNASNNRKAFSEYTWIPCFGHNLHLAVNKAIDIDRVASCLSRLRKTVSGFSRSNKMSRLFKDKQKSLKLPQHTLIHDEPTRWGSTYDMVERFCEQQQAVSAVLAEDRKKWHLMPRDTDMTTIEIVRDVLAPLSDFTDALSGEKETTISSVLPLMWKIKACLIEEEGDRPLAIEMKNKIRGDFEKRYDDHNLQMTLNTSTFLDPRFKDTFVTMEEDIKRELLLKSEAVQLPPHSPVDPRGTGAAPKRNKRDLKSLLCTITTEKKGADNSETRHHSPTPATPTDRRLNVEFLEYKQLREISPAEDPLAWWSQHEAQLPILAHFAKNYLCIAASSCASERVFSTSGNICSPRRSRLTEEHLDMLVFLAKNLNKCKK; translated from the exons atgttggtgtgtgcaACGCACGCTCGAGTGCCTCCCTATGGACGtccgtgttttttctcctcacgcACGCAGCAagaggctgcactgctgctgtcatttaacaaacactacagagagatggCTGCATGTGCGAGTGATACTGTGGCCGCCGGTCCACGGCTGGTTGATAAAGATGACGCGAGGAGTGAGATATGGAGGTACTTTGCCTACCTTGCTGACAGTGAGGGCAAAGCTACCGATATGTCGAGACCTGTTTGTCGTAAGTGCTACAAACAATTGCAAACTAAGGGAGCCAACACCTCGAACCTGGCGAAACACTTGGCCGACAAGCACGCCGAGTTGCACAAGGAGTTTAAAGACCGACAG CGGTCTGCAGCTATGGGCTCTGGAAGAGCAACTCCTCAAAGGCAGCAGCCAACCCAGCAGCCAACCCTCCAAGCTATGTTTGAGCAGCACAACAAGTACCCCAGGGAGTCCAAGGAGGTAAAACGGCTTAACAGGGCAGTAGCAGAATTCATCTGTCTGGATCAAGTGCCAGTTTATATAGTGGAAAAAGCTGGGTTTAGAAACCTTATGCAAAATCTCGACAAAAGGTATGACGTCCCATCCAGGAATTTTTTCATGTACAATGAAATTCCCAAGATGTACAATGAAACAAGAGCGATAATCAGTGCCCAACTTAGTCACACAccgaatacatttttctcctgcaccACTGATCTCTGGACCAGCAGAACTGTGGACACTTACATGGCAGTAACACTCCAGTTCATTACACAGTCCTGGGAGATGCAGTCCTGGTGTTTAGGGTGCTCTGCATTGTATTCTGATCACACAGCCGACACTCTAAAGGAAACCCTGGAGGAAATTATCACAGATTCCTGGGGGCTAGACATGGCCAATATGGCTGGAATGACAACAGATAATGCGTCAAACAACCGCAAAGCTTTCAGTGAATACACCTGGATACCCTGTTTCGGGCACAATCTGCATTTGGCAGTGAACAAAGCCATAGATATTGATCGTGTGGCAAGCTGTCTGTCCAGGCTCCGTAAGACTGTGTCAGGCTTCTCCAGATCAAACAAGATGTCTAGactgttcaaagacaaacaaaagtctttaaaactgcCACAACATACATTAATCCATGATGAGCCCACCCGATGGGGTTCCACCTATGACATGGTGGAACGATtttgtgagcagcagcaagctgtCTCTGCGGTTCTGGCTGAGGACCGGAAGAAGTGGCACCTGATgcccagagacacagacatgacCACTATAGAAATAGTGAGGGATGTCTTGGCTCCACTCAGTGACTTCACTGATGCCctgagtggagagaaagaaaccaccATATCATCAGTCCTGCCACTGATGTGGAAAATCAAAGCCTGCCTAATAGAAGAGGAAGGCGACCGCCCCTTGGCCatagaaatgaagaacaaaattagaggagattttgagaaaaggtaCGATGACCACAACCTGCAGATGACCCTAAACACCTCTACGTTCCTTGATCCGAGATTTAAAGATACTTTTGTAACAATGGAGGAGGATATCAAGAGGGAGCTGCTCCTTAAATCTGAGGCCGTTCAGCTTCCACCCCACAGTCCAGTGGACCCTAGAGGAACAGGTGCTGCACCAAAGAGGAATAAGAGAGACTTAAAAAGTTTGCTCTGCACCATAAccacagagaagaaaggggcAGATAATTCTGAAACGAGGCACCATTCTCCCACACCTGCAACACCCACAGATAGACGActaaatgttgagtttcttgaatacaaacaattgaGAGAAATCAGCCCTGCAGAGGATCCCCTGGCCTGGTGGAGTCAACATGAGGCACAACTGCCCATCCTGGCACACTTTGCAAAGAACTATCtttgcattgcagcatcaaGTTGTGCTTCAGAGCGAGTCTTCAGCACATCTGGAAATATCTGTAGCCCAAGACGTTCCAGGCTGACTGAAGAACATTTAGACATGCTAGTGTTCTTGGCCAAGAACTTAAATaagtgtaagaaatga